From Bacteroidota bacterium, the proteins below share one genomic window:
- a CDS encoding DUF1599 domain-containing protein: MTETSRQYDAVVARCKDIFLKKMKDYGTAWRILRVPSITDQIFIKAQRIRSIEEKGTQRVDDGIDQEFIGIINYAVIALIQLELGVNDETNMLEQDVVKRFDEQVRTAKRLMEDKNHDYGEAWRGMRTSSMTDLILMKLLRIKQIEDNRGQTLISEGIAANYHDIINYAVFAMIKLAEPA; encoded by the coding sequence ATCACAGAAACCTCCCGGCAGTACGACGCGGTCGTTGCTCGTTGCAAAGATATTTTTCTGAAGAAGATGAAAGACTACGGGACCGCCTGGCGGATCCTGCGGGTTCCATCCATCACGGACCAGATCTTCATCAAGGCGCAACGCATCCGCAGTATCGAGGAAAAAGGTACGCAACGGGTCGATGACGGCATTGACCAGGAGTTCATCGGTATCATCAATTACGCGGTCATCGCGCTGATCCAATTGGAACTGGGGGTCAATGATGAGACCAACATGCTTGAACAGGATGTGGTGAAGCGGTTCGATGAACAGGTACGGACAGCCAAGCGGCTGATGGAAGACAAGAACCACGACTACGGCGAAGCCTGGCGGGGAATGCGAACCAGTTCCATGACCGACCTGATTTTGATGAAGCTCTTGCGCATCAAGCAGATCGAAGACAATCGGGGACAAACCCTCATCTCGGAAGGCATCGCCGCGAATTACCACGACATCATCAACTACGCCGTGTTCGCCATGATCAAACTGGCGGAGCCGGCCTGA
- a CDS encoding DoxX family protein, with amino-acid sequence MKVLAQISRVFVGILFIISGFIKANDPLGFSYKLDEYFQVFHMPWLSAVSLALAIGICAFEIGLGVALLLGAKMRFTAWSLLLMIVFFTFLTFYSWKFDVVKDCGCFGDALHLKPFESFMKDVILFVLILFIFIKRNEIKPLFGESGSTWLAYAGFVASLTFSIYCYRHLPMIDFRPYAIGKSIPEGMKLPPNAVTDSVVMVFIYEKDGKRMELSMDQISGIDSTYKFVDRTDKVIREGDKAPIHDFSIVSADGTDVTADVLSMDRVFLLVAYDLEKSDEDAQSRINDFVALSQKAGVEFIGLTSSAPATVDAFKKKHHSAFEYYFTDGTTLKTMIRSNPGLLLLKKGTVAAMWHHNDLPAFDEVNSMYLSK; translated from the coding sequence ATGAAAGTACTGGCCCAGATCTCCCGCGTCTTCGTCGGCATTCTTTTCATCATCTCCGGGTTCATTAAGGCGAATGACCCCTTGGGCTTCTCCTACAAGCTCGACGAGTACTTCCAGGTCTTTCATATGCCCTGGCTGAGCGCGGTTTCGCTGGCGTTGGCCATCGGTATTTGCGCGTTTGAGATCGGTCTGGGTGTCGCGTTGCTGCTAGGCGCGAAAATGCGATTCACCGCATGGTCGCTGCTGCTCATGATCGTCTTCTTTACTTTCCTGACGTTCTATTCCTGGAAATTCGACGTCGTCAAGGACTGCGGTTGTTTCGGTGACGCATTGCACCTCAAGCCGTTCGAGTCGTTCATGAAGGATGTCATTCTCTTCGTCTTGATTCTGTTCATCTTCATCAAACGGAATGAAATCAAGCCCTTGTTTGGTGAGAGCGGTTCTACCTGGCTGGCGTATGCCGGCTTTGTTGCTTCCCTCACTTTTTCCATCTACTGTTACCGGCACCTGCCCATGATCGATTTCCGTCCTTACGCGATCGGGAAGAGCATTCCGGAAGGCATGAAACTCCCGCCCAACGCAGTAACCGATAGCGTGGTCATGGTCTTCATTTATGAGAAGGACGGGAAAAGGATGGAACTGTCCATGGATCAGATCAGCGGAATCGACAGCACCTACAAGTTTGTTGACCGGACCGACAAGGTCATCCGCGAAGGTGACAAGGCGCCGATCCATGATTTCTCCATTGTTTCAGCGGATGGAACCGACGTGACAGCGGATGTGCTGAGCATGGACCGTGTCTTCCTGCTGGTCGCATATGACCTGGAGAAATCCGATGAAGACGCTCAGAGCAGGATCAACGATTTTGTCGCCTTGTCTCAGAAAGCAGGCGTGGAGTTCATCGGGCTCACGTCCAGCGCACCTGCTACGGTTGATGCCTTCAAGAAAAAGCACCATTCGGCTTTCGAATATTATTTCACGGATGGAACTACCCTGAAGACCATGATACGTTCGAACCCCGGCCTACTATTATTGAAAAAGGGTACAGTTGCGGCCATG